Proteins encoded by one window of Lasioglossum baleicum chromosome 4, iyLasBale1, whole genome shotgun sequence:
- the LOC143207737 gene encoding putative fatty acyl-CoA reductase CG5065 isoform X2: MRFVTQVTTLFNDMSSLDQLSSSMSATVVQTNQEQRKDERFIHGSSIEAFYADSVILITGATGFLGKALVEKLLRSCSRLIAIFILIRPKRGQTVDQRLTRLLQNSVFDRLRTENPSALNKIHPMKGDVTMSDLGLSPADKETLIQRVNIVFHSAATVRFDEPLKVAVNLNTKGTDRMIELCKSMKNLISFIHVSTAYSNANLNEINEAIYTTKVKPSTVIEMCEGLDDSTIDILEKNILENHPNTYTFTKNLAEQLLLAKATKLPLAVVRPSIIGAAMEEPYPGWVDTPIGITGILKEVARGTLKSALCFAEKAIDVVPVDYVVDTLICAAWHRAMEQNNSIKIYNCTAKNPFAWGQLLRFTVKYARLEPVTHLVWYPGISLARNKFPVEVLKYTCQYFPALVYDFFYGLMGHKPVMLKYARRLTRTIASGQFFAIREWKFHQSNMDDLTRKVKTLKDSDNFNTSMDNFDWDKFTHVYLLGIKKFIMHDTPDKQNKQRGRLSIFYLIHRFIQVSSVIVLLAIILRVFGR, translated from the exons ATGCGTTTTGTGACACAAGTGACAAC attgttcaaTGATATGTCTTCGCTGGACCAGCTATCCTCTAGTATGAGCGCCACCGTTGTACAAACGAACCAAGAGCAAAGGAAGGATGAAAGATTCATCCACGGAAGCTCCATCGAGGCGTTCTACGCCGATTCGGTGATACTGATAACCGGGGCGACCGGTTTTCTGGGAAAAGCTCTTGTGGAAAAGCTGTTACGCTCGTGTTCGCGTCTGATCGCCATTTTTATACTAATCCGCCCGAAGAGAGGTCAAACGGTCGATCAACGATTGACACGGCTACTACAAAATAGC GTCTTCGACAGACTCCGAACGGAAAATCCGTCCGCCCTTAACAAGATCCATCCTATGAAGGGCGATGTTACTATGTCGGACCTTGGCCTCTCGCCCGCGGACAAGGAAACGCTGATACAGAGAGTGAACATAGTATTTCATAGCGCGGCCACTGTGAGATTTGACGAGCCATTGAAAGTGGCCGTCAATCTGAACACGAAGGGCACAGATCGTATGATCGAGCTATGCAAAAGCATGAAAAACCTGATCAGCTTTATCCACGTTAGCACAGCGTATAGCAACGCGAATCtgaacgaaatcaacgaagccATTTATAC CACAAAAGTGAAACCTTCAACAGTGATCGAAATGTGTGAGGGTCTAGACGACAGCACGATCGATATACTTGAAAAGAACATTTTGGAGAACCACCCGAACACATACACGTTCACGAAAAATTTAGCAGAACAATTGCTATTAGCGAAAGCTACGAAACTGCCACTGGCTGTAGTCAGACCCAGTATAATCGGAGCTGCGATGGAAGAACCTTATCCTGGATGGGTGGACACTCCTATTGGAATTACAG GTATTTTAAAGGAAGTCGCCCGAGGTACCTTGAAATCAGCCCTGTGCTTCGCGGAGAAGGCCATCGACGTGGTACCTGTGGATTATGTAGTCGACACTTTGATTTGCGCCGCATGGCACCGTGCAATGGAACAGAacaattctattaaaatttacAACTGCACCGCGAAGAATCCCTTTGC ATGGGGTCAATTGCTTCGCTTTACAGTAAAATACGCGAGACTCGAACCGGTAACACATTTGGTATGGTATCCAGGCATCTCCCTCGCTAGGAACAAATTCCCAGTCGAGGTTTTGAAGTACACTTGTCAATATTTCCCAGCACTCGTCTATGATTTCTTCTATGGTCTTATGGGACATAAACCCGT AATGCTGAAATACGCTAGACGACTGACTAGGACCATAGCTAGCGGACAATTTTTCGCAATACGCGAATGGAAATTTCACCAGAGCAATATGGACGATCTAACGAGAAAAGTGAAAACGCTCAAGGATTCTGATAACTTCAACACgtccatggacaattttgattgGGACAAATTTACGCACGTTTACTTGCTAGGAATTAAAAAGTTCATTATGCACGACACGCCCGATAAACAGAATAAACAACGAGGGCGGCTGTCAAT ATTTTACTTAATTCATCGTTTCATTCAAGTGTCCAGTGTAATCGTCTTGTTGGCGATAATATTACGGGTATTTGGTCGCTGA
- the LOC143207737 gene encoding fatty acyl-CoA reductase 1 isoform X1: MLFFYFRLFETHFRFIFLQSTWRMFIMHQNQQSNHVLGTVSRMFYDTNEMSIIGKEGCQVTQQTLKDTITIVVWTVVFYGTMVSRGGHLSHVANFTFSSLFNDMSSLDQLSSSMSATVVQTNQEQRKDERFIHGSSIEAFYADSVILITGATGFLGKALVEKLLRSCSRLIAIFILIRPKRGQTVDQRLTRLLQNSVFDRLRTENPSALNKIHPMKGDVTMSDLGLSPADKETLIQRVNIVFHSAATVRFDEPLKVAVNLNTKGTDRMIELCKSMKNLISFIHVSTAYSNANLNEINEAIYTTKVKPSTVIEMCEGLDDSTIDILEKNILENHPNTYTFTKNLAEQLLLAKATKLPLAVVRPSIIGAAMEEPYPGWVDTPIGITGILKEVARGTLKSALCFAEKAIDVVPVDYVVDTLICAAWHRAMEQNNSIKIYNCTAKNPFAWGQLLRFTVKYARLEPVTHLVWYPGISLARNKFPVEVLKYTCQYFPALVYDFFYGLMGHKPVMLKYARRLTRTIASGQFFAIREWKFHQSNMDDLTRKVKTLKDSDNFNTSMDNFDWDKFTHVYLLGIKKFIMHDTPDKQNKQRGRLSIFYLIHRFIQVSSVIVLLAIILRVFGR; encoded by the exons ATGTTGTTCTTTTATTTTCGACTGTTTGAGACACACTTCCGTTTCATTTTCTTACAATCGACTTGGAGAATGTTTATTATGCATCAAAATCAGCAGTCTAATCATGTATTAG GGACAGTGTCGCGCATGTTTTACGATACTAACGAAATGTCAATCATTGGAAAAGAAGGATGTCAAGTTACGCAACAAACTTTGAAAGATACAATAACAATAGTCGTGTGGACAGTTGTGTTTTATGGTACAATGGTATCGCGTGGTGGTCATTTGTCGCATGTCGCGAACTTCACTTTTTCCTC attgttcaaTGATATGTCTTCGCTGGACCAGCTATCCTCTAGTATGAGCGCCACCGTTGTACAAACGAACCAAGAGCAAAGGAAGGATGAAAGATTCATCCACGGAAGCTCCATCGAGGCGTTCTACGCCGATTCGGTGATACTGATAACCGGGGCGACCGGTTTTCTGGGAAAAGCTCTTGTGGAAAAGCTGTTACGCTCGTGTTCGCGTCTGATCGCCATTTTTATACTAATCCGCCCGAAGAGAGGTCAAACGGTCGATCAACGATTGACACGGCTACTACAAAATAGC GTCTTCGACAGACTCCGAACGGAAAATCCGTCCGCCCTTAACAAGATCCATCCTATGAAGGGCGATGTTACTATGTCGGACCTTGGCCTCTCGCCCGCGGACAAGGAAACGCTGATACAGAGAGTGAACATAGTATTTCATAGCGCGGCCACTGTGAGATTTGACGAGCCATTGAAAGTGGCCGTCAATCTGAACACGAAGGGCACAGATCGTATGATCGAGCTATGCAAAAGCATGAAAAACCTGATCAGCTTTATCCACGTTAGCACAGCGTATAGCAACGCGAATCtgaacgaaatcaacgaagccATTTATAC CACAAAAGTGAAACCTTCAACAGTGATCGAAATGTGTGAGGGTCTAGACGACAGCACGATCGATATACTTGAAAAGAACATTTTGGAGAACCACCCGAACACATACACGTTCACGAAAAATTTAGCAGAACAATTGCTATTAGCGAAAGCTACGAAACTGCCACTGGCTGTAGTCAGACCCAGTATAATCGGAGCTGCGATGGAAGAACCTTATCCTGGATGGGTGGACACTCCTATTGGAATTACAG GTATTTTAAAGGAAGTCGCCCGAGGTACCTTGAAATCAGCCCTGTGCTTCGCGGAGAAGGCCATCGACGTGGTACCTGTGGATTATGTAGTCGACACTTTGATTTGCGCCGCATGGCACCGTGCAATGGAACAGAacaattctattaaaatttacAACTGCACCGCGAAGAATCCCTTTGC ATGGGGTCAATTGCTTCGCTTTACAGTAAAATACGCGAGACTCGAACCGGTAACACATTTGGTATGGTATCCAGGCATCTCCCTCGCTAGGAACAAATTCCCAGTCGAGGTTTTGAAGTACACTTGTCAATATTTCCCAGCACTCGTCTATGATTTCTTCTATGGTCTTATGGGACATAAACCCGT AATGCTGAAATACGCTAGACGACTGACTAGGACCATAGCTAGCGGACAATTTTTCGCAATACGCGAATGGAAATTTCACCAGAGCAATATGGACGATCTAACGAGAAAAGTGAAAACGCTCAAGGATTCTGATAACTTCAACACgtccatggacaattttgattgGGACAAATTTACGCACGTTTACTTGCTAGGAATTAAAAAGTTCATTATGCACGACACGCCCGATAAACAGAATAAACAACGAGGGCGGCTGTCAAT ATTTTACTTAATTCATCGTTTCATTCAAGTGTCCAGTGTAATCGTCTTGTTGGCGATAATATTACGGGTATTTGGTCGCTGA
- the LOC143207737 gene encoding putative fatty acyl-CoA reductase CG5065 isoform X4, translating into MLFFYFRLFETHFRFIFLQSTWRMFIMHQNQQSNHVLGTVSRMFYDTNEMSIIGKEGCQVTQQTLKDTITIVVWTVVFYGTMVSRGGHLSHVANFTFSSLFNDMSSLDQLSSSMSATVVQTNQEQRKDERFIHGSSIEAFYADSVILITGATGFLGKALVEKLLRSCSRLIAIFILIRPKRGQTVDQRLTRLLQNSVFDRLRTENPSALNKIHPMKGDVTMSDLGLSPADKETLIQRVNIVFHSAATVRFDEPLKVAVNLNTKGTDRMIELCKSMKNLISFIHVSTAYSNANLNEINEAIYTTKVKPSTVIEMCEGLDDSTIDILEKNILENHPNTYTFTKNLAEQLLLAKATKLPLAVVRPSIIGAAMEEPYPGWVDTPIGITGILKEVARGTLKSALCFAEKAIDVVPVDYVVDTLICAAWHRAMEQNNSIKIYNCTAKNPFAWGQLLRFTVKYARLEPVTHLVWYPGISLARNKFPVEVLKYTCQYFPALVYDFFYGLMGHKPVCKLSSD; encoded by the exons ATGTTGTTCTTTTATTTTCGACTGTTTGAGACACACTTCCGTTTCATTTTCTTACAATCGACTTGGAGAATGTTTATTATGCATCAAAATCAGCAGTCTAATCATGTATTAG GGACAGTGTCGCGCATGTTTTACGATACTAACGAAATGTCAATCATTGGAAAAGAAGGATGTCAAGTTACGCAACAAACTTTGAAAGATACAATAACAATAGTCGTGTGGACAGTTGTGTTTTATGGTACAATGGTATCGCGTGGTGGTCATTTGTCGCATGTCGCGAACTTCACTTTTTCCTC attgttcaaTGATATGTCTTCGCTGGACCAGCTATCCTCTAGTATGAGCGCCACCGTTGTACAAACGAACCAAGAGCAAAGGAAGGATGAAAGATTCATCCACGGAAGCTCCATCGAGGCGTTCTACGCCGATTCGGTGATACTGATAACCGGGGCGACCGGTTTTCTGGGAAAAGCTCTTGTGGAAAAGCTGTTACGCTCGTGTTCGCGTCTGATCGCCATTTTTATACTAATCCGCCCGAAGAGAGGTCAAACGGTCGATCAACGATTGACACGGCTACTACAAAATAGC GTCTTCGACAGACTCCGAACGGAAAATCCGTCCGCCCTTAACAAGATCCATCCTATGAAGGGCGATGTTACTATGTCGGACCTTGGCCTCTCGCCCGCGGACAAGGAAACGCTGATACAGAGAGTGAACATAGTATTTCATAGCGCGGCCACTGTGAGATTTGACGAGCCATTGAAAGTGGCCGTCAATCTGAACACGAAGGGCACAGATCGTATGATCGAGCTATGCAAAAGCATGAAAAACCTGATCAGCTTTATCCACGTTAGCACAGCGTATAGCAACGCGAATCtgaacgaaatcaacgaagccATTTATAC CACAAAAGTGAAACCTTCAACAGTGATCGAAATGTGTGAGGGTCTAGACGACAGCACGATCGATATACTTGAAAAGAACATTTTGGAGAACCACCCGAACACATACACGTTCACGAAAAATTTAGCAGAACAATTGCTATTAGCGAAAGCTACGAAACTGCCACTGGCTGTAGTCAGACCCAGTATAATCGGAGCTGCGATGGAAGAACCTTATCCTGGATGGGTGGACACTCCTATTGGAATTACAG GTATTTTAAAGGAAGTCGCCCGAGGTACCTTGAAATCAGCCCTGTGCTTCGCGGAGAAGGCCATCGACGTGGTACCTGTGGATTATGTAGTCGACACTTTGATTTGCGCCGCATGGCACCGTGCAATGGAACAGAacaattctattaaaatttacAACTGCACCGCGAAGAATCCCTTTGC ATGGGGTCAATTGCTTCGCTTTACAGTAAAATACGCGAGACTCGAACCGGTAACACATTTGGTATGGTATCCAGGCATCTCCCTCGCTAGGAACAAATTCCCAGTCGAGGTTTTGAAGTACACTTGTCAATATTTCCCAGCACTCGTCTATGATTTCTTCTATGGTCTTATGGGACATAAACCCGT GTGCAAGCTTTCAAGTGATTAA
- the LOC143207737 gene encoding putative fatty acyl-CoA reductase CG5065 isoform X3 gives MSSLDQLSSSMSATVVQTNQEQRKDERFIHGSSIEAFYADSVILITGATGFLGKALVEKLLRSCSRLIAIFILIRPKRGQTVDQRLTRLLQNSVFDRLRTENPSALNKIHPMKGDVTMSDLGLSPADKETLIQRVNIVFHSAATVRFDEPLKVAVNLNTKGTDRMIELCKSMKNLISFIHVSTAYSNANLNEINEAIYTTKVKPSTVIEMCEGLDDSTIDILEKNILENHPNTYTFTKNLAEQLLLAKATKLPLAVVRPSIIGAAMEEPYPGWVDTPIGITGILKEVARGTLKSALCFAEKAIDVVPVDYVVDTLICAAWHRAMEQNNSIKIYNCTAKNPFAWGQLLRFTVKYARLEPVTHLVWYPGISLARNKFPVEVLKYTCQYFPALVYDFFYGLMGHKPVMLKYARRLTRTIASGQFFAIREWKFHQSNMDDLTRKVKTLKDSDNFNTSMDNFDWDKFTHVYLLGIKKFIMHDTPDKQNKQRGRLSIFYLIHRFIQVSSVIVLLAIILRVFGR, from the exons ATGTCTTCGCTGGACCAGCTATCCTCTAGTATGAGCGCCACCGTTGTACAAACGAACCAAGAGCAAAGGAAGGATGAAAGATTCATCCACGGAAGCTCCATCGAGGCGTTCTACGCCGATTCGGTGATACTGATAACCGGGGCGACCGGTTTTCTGGGAAAAGCTCTTGTGGAAAAGCTGTTACGCTCGTGTTCGCGTCTGATCGCCATTTTTATACTAATCCGCCCGAAGAGAGGTCAAACGGTCGATCAACGATTGACACGGCTACTACAAAATAGC GTCTTCGACAGACTCCGAACGGAAAATCCGTCCGCCCTTAACAAGATCCATCCTATGAAGGGCGATGTTACTATGTCGGACCTTGGCCTCTCGCCCGCGGACAAGGAAACGCTGATACAGAGAGTGAACATAGTATTTCATAGCGCGGCCACTGTGAGATTTGACGAGCCATTGAAAGTGGCCGTCAATCTGAACACGAAGGGCACAGATCGTATGATCGAGCTATGCAAAAGCATGAAAAACCTGATCAGCTTTATCCACGTTAGCACAGCGTATAGCAACGCGAATCtgaacgaaatcaacgaagccATTTATAC CACAAAAGTGAAACCTTCAACAGTGATCGAAATGTGTGAGGGTCTAGACGACAGCACGATCGATATACTTGAAAAGAACATTTTGGAGAACCACCCGAACACATACACGTTCACGAAAAATTTAGCAGAACAATTGCTATTAGCGAAAGCTACGAAACTGCCACTGGCTGTAGTCAGACCCAGTATAATCGGAGCTGCGATGGAAGAACCTTATCCTGGATGGGTGGACACTCCTATTGGAATTACAG GTATTTTAAAGGAAGTCGCCCGAGGTACCTTGAAATCAGCCCTGTGCTTCGCGGAGAAGGCCATCGACGTGGTACCTGTGGATTATGTAGTCGACACTTTGATTTGCGCCGCATGGCACCGTGCAATGGAACAGAacaattctattaaaatttacAACTGCACCGCGAAGAATCCCTTTGC ATGGGGTCAATTGCTTCGCTTTACAGTAAAATACGCGAGACTCGAACCGGTAACACATTTGGTATGGTATCCAGGCATCTCCCTCGCTAGGAACAAATTCCCAGTCGAGGTTTTGAAGTACACTTGTCAATATTTCCCAGCACTCGTCTATGATTTCTTCTATGGTCTTATGGGACATAAACCCGT AATGCTGAAATACGCTAGACGACTGACTAGGACCATAGCTAGCGGACAATTTTTCGCAATACGCGAATGGAAATTTCACCAGAGCAATATGGACGATCTAACGAGAAAAGTGAAAACGCTCAAGGATTCTGATAACTTCAACACgtccatggacaattttgattgGGACAAATTTACGCACGTTTACTTGCTAGGAATTAAAAAGTTCATTATGCACGACACGCCCGATAAACAGAATAAACAACGAGGGCGGCTGTCAAT ATTTTACTTAATTCATCGTTTCATTCAAGTGTCCAGTGTAATCGTCTTGTTGGCGATAATATTACGGGTATTTGGTCGCTGA
- the Gnptab gene encoding N-acetylglucosamine-1-phosphate transferase subunits alpha and beta isoform X1 has protein sequence MLIACRFCINIMSTWKLLQRRCYDLLSYKYSLLVILMAFTCIFIGIIHFGEIWVAWSKEKYEAVFHSFNDNILGISFQKKLCQHVPIDVVYTWVNGSDPIFLKSLKEHVPILDVNTAASRFSDKDELRYSLRSLEMYAPWVRHVYIVTNGQIPSWLDMDNPRVTLITHEDIFLNKSDLPTFSSPAIESHIHRIPGISDKFLYFNDDVMLGAEVWPEDFITQAGGQKVYLAWWVPDCSDVCPWAWVGDGSCDPACNTTLCEFDGGDCDSTPVPTDSEALDEEGDYPQKFLQDTQENTNYGLKLLNILRNKSNGLWNSTEMLTKQTMPNNTIYARFNVNKSHDFSASRYTSYTDKFFYNDRKNDQITPTEKSQLSHTINNILSNTMEFQNSNLTERRIRLKRYLNEDNLNLPQINITLKTNSKPNYSDQWKLRTRQLDTYAESLLYVNKIFNTAYRFERRRVPAHMPHLIDKWIVADMQKKFENEFKKTSSHKVRNSEDMQFAFSYFYFLTSEKCKVPIREIFDAFDTDKSGTWSDREIRTLLSRLYPLPLDYSLVVEFENTITNCSNVVNIAEMSNPPPGERYLDSSLPVVSKELVANCESVLKKIEAKFGEKKLYPHEVIKAGKNEIFEMLTSNVSLTVQLLDEIRRDPKKFICLNDDMDPLRRSENEIVRALLNDFYRSLYPIRSTFELPVQYRNLFTHRHELFEWRANRARARNLLLCLIALLLVTTFYHLFYHQARRLFRIRALPTLLV, from the exons ATGCTAATCGCATGTAGATTTTGCATTAATATAATGAGCACATGGAAATTGTTACAGCGTCGATGTTACGATCTACTCTCGTACAAATACTCGTTGCTGGTGATATTGATGGCGTTTACTTGCATTTTTATCGGCATTATTCACTTCGGAGAG ATTTGGGTGGCGTGGAGTAAAGAAAAATACGAAGCAGTCTTTCATTCTTTTAACGACAATATATTAGGAATCTCGTTTCAAAAGAAATTATGTCAACATGTCCCGATAGATGTTGTATATACATGGGTTAATGGTTCCGATCCAATCTTCCTAAAGAGTCTGAAAGAACATGTTCCTATTTTGGATGTCAACACTGCAGCTTCTAGATTTAGCGACAAAGATGAACTAAGATACTCGTTACGCTCATTGGAAATGTACGCACCATGGGTCAGGCATGTGTACATCGTTACCAATGGCCAGATACCAAGTTGGTTGGATATGGATAATCCTAGGGTTACTCTTATTACCCACGaagacatttttttaaacaaaagtgaTCTACCGACATTTTCTAGTCCTGCTATTGAAAGTCATATTCATAG AATTCCTGGAATTTCAGATAAGTTTTTATATTTCAATGACGACGTAATGCTAGGAGCTGAAGTCTGGCCCGAAGATTTCATTACACAAGCGGGTGGCCAAAAAGTGTATCTCGCATGGTGGGTTCCCGACTGTTCGGATGTTTGCCCTTGGGCCTGGGTAGGCGATGGGTCATGCGATCCTGCTTGCAACACAACATTATGTGAATTTGATG GAGGAGATTGTGATAGTACACCAGTTCCTACCGATAGCGAAGCTCTCGACGAAGAAGGAGATTATCCACAAAAGTTTCTACAGGATACTCAAGAAAATACCAATTATGGACTAAAATTactaaatatattaagaaaCAAGAGTAATGGTCTGTGGAATAGTACAGAAATGCTCACTAAACAAACAATGCCAAATAACACTATATACGCGAGGTTTAATGTAAATAAATCTCACGATTTTAGCGCCAGTAGGTACACAAGTTATActgataaatttttttataatgatcGTAAAAATGACCAGATCACGCCCACTGAAAAGTCACAGTTATCACATAcgataaataatatattgtcgAATACGATGGAATTTCAAAATTCGAATCTTACCGAAAGACGCATACGGTTGAAGCGTTATTTAAACGAGGATAACTTGAACTTACCGCAAATTAATATAACTTTAAAAACGAATAGTAAGCCGAATTACTCTGATCAATGGAAACTTAGAACTAGACAACTGGATACGTACGCCGAGTCTTTGTTGTatgtaaacaaaatatttaatacgGCGTACAGATTCGAGCGTAGAAGAGTACCTGCCCATATGCCTCATTTAATAGATAAATGGATCGTTGCTGATATGCAAAAGAAATTTGAAAATGAATTCAAGAAAACATCTAGTCACAAAGTTAGAAACTCGGAGGATATGCAATTCGCATTCTCCTATTTTTATTTCTTGACAAGTGAGAAATGCAAAGTGCCAATTAGAGAGATATTTGACGCATTTGACACGGATAAGTCGGG GACTTGGTCGGATAGAGAAATTAGAACACTTCTATCTAGATTGTACCCACTACCTCTCGATTATAGTCTAGTTGTAGAATTTGAAAACACAATAACAAATTGTTCAAACGTTGTAAATATCGCGGAAATGTCAAATCCTCCGCCTGGAGAAAGATATTTGGATTCGTCTCTT CCCGTTGTATCTAAAGAGTTGGTAGCAAACTGTGAATCAgttttaaaaaagattgaagcTAAATTTGGCGAAAAGAAGCTCTATCCGCATGAAGTAATTAAGGCggggaaaaatgaaatatttgaaatgttgACGAGCAATGTGTCTCTAACTGTGCAACTTCTGGATGAAATCCGTAGAGATCCGAA aaaatttataTGCCTGAATGATGACATGGATCCCCTAAGacgttcagaaaatgaaattgttcGAGCATTgttaaatgatttttatcgatcaCTCTACCCTATACGTAGTACATTCGAATTGCCTGTGCAATATCGAAATCTCTTCACTCATCGACATGAACTTTTCGAGTGGAGAGCCAATCGCGCGAGAGCCAGGAATTTATTATTATGTCTTATCGCTTTGTTACTTGTTACAACGTTTTATCATCTGTTTTATCACCAAGCGCGACGATTGTTTAGAATAAGAGCACTGCCCACTCTCTTAGTCTAA
- the Gnptab gene encoding N-acetylglucosamine-1-phosphate transferase subunits alpha and beta isoform X2, whose translation MYAPWVRHVYIVTNGQIPSWLDMDNPRVTLITHEDIFLNKSDLPTFSSPAIESHIHRIPGISDKFLYFNDDVMLGAEVWPEDFITQAGGQKVYLAWWVPDCSDVCPWAWVGDGSCDPACNTTLCEFDGGDCDSTPVPTDSEALDEEGDYPQKFLQDTQENTNYGLKLLNILRNKSNGLWNSTEMLTKQTMPNNTIYARFNVNKSHDFSASRYTSYTDKFFYNDRKNDQITPTEKSQLSHTINNILSNTMEFQNSNLTERRIRLKRYLNEDNLNLPQINITLKTNSKPNYSDQWKLRTRQLDTYAESLLYVNKIFNTAYRFERRRVPAHMPHLIDKWIVADMQKKFENEFKKTSSHKVRNSEDMQFAFSYFYFLTSEKCKVPIREIFDAFDTDKSGTWSDREIRTLLSRLYPLPLDYSLVVEFENTITNCSNVVNIAEMSNPPPGERYLDSSLPVVSKELVANCESVLKKIEAKFGEKKLYPHEVIKAGKNEIFEMLTSNVSLTVQLLDEIRRDPKKFICLNDDMDPLRRSENEIVRALLNDFYRSLYPIRSTFELPVQYRNLFTHRHELFEWRANRARARNLLLCLIALLLVTTFYHLFYHQARRLFRIRALPTLLV comes from the exons ATGTACGCACCATGGGTCAGGCATGTGTACATCGTTACCAATGGCCAGATACCAAGTTGGTTGGATATGGATAATCCTAGGGTTACTCTTATTACCCACGaagacatttttttaaacaaaagtgaTCTACCGACATTTTCTAGTCCTGCTATTGAAAGTCATATTCATAG AATTCCTGGAATTTCAGATAAGTTTTTATATTTCAATGACGACGTAATGCTAGGAGCTGAAGTCTGGCCCGAAGATTTCATTACACAAGCGGGTGGCCAAAAAGTGTATCTCGCATGGTGGGTTCCCGACTGTTCGGATGTTTGCCCTTGGGCCTGGGTAGGCGATGGGTCATGCGATCCTGCTTGCAACACAACATTATGTGAATTTGATG GAGGAGATTGTGATAGTACACCAGTTCCTACCGATAGCGAAGCTCTCGACGAAGAAGGAGATTATCCACAAAAGTTTCTACAGGATACTCAAGAAAATACCAATTATGGACTAAAATTactaaatatattaagaaaCAAGAGTAATGGTCTGTGGAATAGTACAGAAATGCTCACTAAACAAACAATGCCAAATAACACTATATACGCGAGGTTTAATGTAAATAAATCTCACGATTTTAGCGCCAGTAGGTACACAAGTTATActgataaatttttttataatgatcGTAAAAATGACCAGATCACGCCCACTGAAAAGTCACAGTTATCACATAcgataaataatatattgtcgAATACGATGGAATTTCAAAATTCGAATCTTACCGAAAGACGCATACGGTTGAAGCGTTATTTAAACGAGGATAACTTGAACTTACCGCAAATTAATATAACTTTAAAAACGAATAGTAAGCCGAATTACTCTGATCAATGGAAACTTAGAACTAGACAACTGGATACGTACGCCGAGTCTTTGTTGTatgtaaacaaaatatttaatacgGCGTACAGATTCGAGCGTAGAAGAGTACCTGCCCATATGCCTCATTTAATAGATAAATGGATCGTTGCTGATATGCAAAAGAAATTTGAAAATGAATTCAAGAAAACATCTAGTCACAAAGTTAGAAACTCGGAGGATATGCAATTCGCATTCTCCTATTTTTATTTCTTGACAAGTGAGAAATGCAAAGTGCCAATTAGAGAGATATTTGACGCATTTGACACGGATAAGTCGGG GACTTGGTCGGATAGAGAAATTAGAACACTTCTATCTAGATTGTACCCACTACCTCTCGATTATAGTCTAGTTGTAGAATTTGAAAACACAATAACAAATTGTTCAAACGTTGTAAATATCGCGGAAATGTCAAATCCTCCGCCTGGAGAAAGATATTTGGATTCGTCTCTT CCCGTTGTATCTAAAGAGTTGGTAGCAAACTGTGAATCAgttttaaaaaagattgaagcTAAATTTGGCGAAAAGAAGCTCTATCCGCATGAAGTAATTAAGGCggggaaaaatgaaatatttgaaatgttgACGAGCAATGTGTCTCTAACTGTGCAACTTCTGGATGAAATCCGTAGAGATCCGAA aaaatttataTGCCTGAATGATGACATGGATCCCCTAAGacgttcagaaaatgaaattgttcGAGCATTgttaaatgatttttatcgatcaCTCTACCCTATACGTAGTACATTCGAATTGCCTGTGCAATATCGAAATCTCTTCACTCATCGACATGAACTTTTCGAGTGGAGAGCCAATCGCGCGAGAGCCAGGAATTTATTATTATGTCTTATCGCTTTGTTACTTGTTACAACGTTTTATCATCTGTTTTATCACCAAGCGCGACGATTGTTTAGAATAAGAGCACTGCCCACTCTCTTAGTCTAA